A section of the Rhizobium favelukesii genome encodes:
- a CDS encoding PaaI family thioesterase, which yields MIRRLDISVVHAKEGEVSLQLKPHEGLRNPLGLIAGGAIATLLDTALAWACDTCVPSGKVSTTIELKVNFLRPVSVSGGTVVATARVIHAGNRILVATADLRQMDIDGAQARNCAVATATCMIIPATG from the coding sequence TTGATCCGACGACTGGATATTTCGGTCGTTCATGCCAAAGAAGGCGAAGTTTCGTTGCAGCTTAAGCCCCACGAAGGCCTCAGGAATCCGCTTGGGCTCATTGCGGGAGGAGCAATCGCAACCCTCCTCGACACCGCCCTAGCCTGGGCTTGCGACACTTGCGTGCCCAGCGGTAAGGTGTCCACCACCATTGAGCTAAAGGTGAATTTCTTGCGGCCGGTGTCGGTCAGCGGAGGGACAGTCGTCGCAACCGCTCGCGTAATTCATGCAGGTAATCGCATATTGGTAGCCACGGCAGACCTGAGACAAATGGACATAGATGGTGCTCAAGCTCGCAATTGCGCTGTAGCGACGGCCACGTGTATGATCATACCTGCTACGGG